From the Thermus thermamylovorans genome, one window contains:
- a CDS encoding 4Fe-4S dicluster domain-containing protein — translation MNEVESRRAFLEKVASTVFAGVVLGGQPVKAGAEPSKVELPPRPPDGPILPELEYEDVLLRMQRDLERALNKGTTPKWVMVIDTRKCVGCHACTISCAVENKLPPGVVYRPVVEEQVGVYPRVTWKFLPRPCMQCDNPPCVPVCPVGATWKREDGIVEIDYDACIGCRYCLVSCPYQARTFDFGENWTQDTPGHGQMPYEELPTFEWGEVHVHKEGLTPGSPVGNARKCSFCLHRIEHGLLPQCVTTCIGRATFFGDASDPESLVFQLIHQPNVMRLKEELGTEPRVYYLV, via the coding sequence ATGAACGAGGTGGAAAGCCGCAGGGCCTTTCTGGAGAAGGTGGCCTCCACGGTCTTCGCCGGCGTGGTGCTGGGCGGTCAGCCGGTGAAGGCTGGGGCCGAACCTTCCAAGGTGGAGCTACCCCCAAGACCCCCCGATGGGCCCATCCTACCCGAGCTGGAGTATGAGGATGTTCTTTTGCGCATGCAACGGGATCTGGAGCGGGCCCTGAACAAGGGCACCACCCCCAAGTGGGTCATGGTGATCGACACCCGCAAGTGCGTGGGTTGCCACGCCTGCACCATTTCCTGTGCCGTGGAGAACAAGCTTCCCCCTGGGGTGGTCTACCGTCCTGTGGTGGAGGAGCAGGTGGGTGTCTACCCGCGGGTAACCTGGAAGTTCCTGCCCCGGCCTTGCATGCAGTGCGACAACCCTCCTTGCGTTCCCGTCTGCCCGGTGGGGGCTACTTGGAAGCGGGAAGACGGCATCGTGGAGATCGACTACGACGCCTGTATCGGCTGCCGCTACTGCCTGGTTTCCTGCCCCTATCAGGCCCGCACCTTCGACTTTGGGGAGAATTGGACGCAGGATACTCCGGGCCATGGGCAGATGCCCTACGAGGAACTTCCCACATTTGAGTGGGGTGAAGTTCACGTGCATAAGGAAGGGTTGACCCCCGGTAGCCCCGTGGGCAACGCCCGCAAGTGCAGCTTCTGCTTGCACCGCATCGAGCACGGGCTTTTGCCCCAGTGCGTGACCACCTGCATCGGTCGGGCTACCTTTTTCGGGGATGCCTCCGATCCGGAAAGCCTGGTTTTCCAGCTCATCCACCAGCCCAATGTCATGCGGCTTAAGGAAGAGCTGGGTACGGAACCCAGGGTCTACTACCTGGTGTAA
- a CDS encoding PhnD/SsuA/transferrin family substrate-binding protein, with the protein MARIWLLVFLLLGCARIPEAGPLAPLPPIRLEEEATLRIAVAGILSPKRSYPYWTLAHTLWPQATVLGRRGYGEVLDLLHKGQVDIAFLCTFAAAKAVAEGYGEVIAQSVPASWTRYRGVVIVPATSDRQSLEDLAGATMAFVDPLSNTGYLRPIRELKGRGYRPEIFLGKILFTYAHDRAVEAMIQGLVEAAAVDGMVLDAMIRKDAGLKEKIRVIWEGPEDPPPPVVVRKGVAPELKREILKRLEEAGQLPEAGIAGFASASDAEYRRFLLGF; encoded by the coding sequence ATGGCCCGAATCTGGCTCCTGGTGTTTCTCCTCCTGGGCTGCGCCCGGATCCCGGAAGCCGGGCCCTTGGCTCCCCTTCCCCCCATCCGCCTCGAGGAAGAAGCCACCCTGCGCATCGCCGTGGCGGGCATCCTCTCCCCCAAAAGGAGCTACCCCTACTGGACCCTGGCCCACACCCTCTGGCCCCAGGCCACGGTATTGGGGCGGAGGGGGTACGGGGAGGTGCTGGACCTTCTGCACAAGGGCCAAGTGGACATAGCCTTCCTATGCACCTTCGCTGCAGCCAAAGCGGTAGCGGAGGGTTACGGGGAGGTCATCGCCCAGTCGGTGCCCGCAAGCTGGACCCGGTACCGCGGCGTGGTCATCGTGCCGGCCACCTCGGACCGACAAAGCCTGGAGGATCTGGCGGGAGCCACCATGGCCTTTGTGGACCCCTTGTCCAACACGGGCTACCTCCGCCCCATCCGGGAGCTCAAGGGGAGGGGCTATCGGCCGGAAATCTTTCTGGGCAAGATCCTCTTCACCTACGCCCACGACCGAGCGGTGGAGGCCATGATCCAGGGCCTGGTGGAGGCCGCAGCGGTGGACGGAATGGTGCTGGATGCTATGATACGAAAGGACGCCGGGCTCAAGGAAAAGATCCGGGTCATCTGGGAAGGACCCGAGGATCCACCCCCACCCGTGGTAGTGCGGAAGGGTGTAGCTCCTGAGCTCAAGCGGGAGATCCTAAAACGCTTGGAGGAAGCTGGACAGCTTCCGGAAGCGGGAATAGCCGGCTTCGCTTCCGCTAGCGACGCTGAGTATCGCCGCTTCCTGTTGGGGTTCTAG
- a CDS encoding molybdopterin-dependent oxidoreductase — MLSRRELIKLGALSGSGVLLGEKATELLSKAEAAAQRTPGFYPLNDPENQIYSVCLQCNTGCPIKVKIYEGVAAKIDGSPYSPWTLYPHLPLGTSVEKAAKVDGGICPKGQSGLQTAYDPYRIRKVLKRAGPRGSGKWKEIPFEQAVREIAEGGKLFAEIGDERVYPGLKEVWALRDPKVMKAMKARVEEIWQEKDPAKKKALVEGFKEEFKDYLDTLIDPDHPDLGPRNNQVVFAYGRLKAGRSEFFKWFFQNGLGTVNFHGHTTVCQGSLYFTGKAMSYQLAYDEKKGEYTWTGAEKFYWQADLTGAEFVIFVGSNIFEGNYGPPLRVKEVTQGSATGKLRYVVLDPRAQKGVAHATKWIPTKSGYDAAVAFGMMRWMFAKGRFDARFLSAANKGAAKAIGEPSWTNATWLVEIDEKGFPAKLLRMSHLGMAPEVRVMDGKEVVFDHPIVLVQGKPTPVDPQSEDKPVFGDLFVDTTLNGIRVKSALQLIREEAFSRSLEEWAELAGVEPEEIVWLAHEFTSHGKRAVVDIHRGASQHTNGFYNAFAWNVLNALIGNYDHHGGYVRASTYDITGKKAEGPFYLDKLHPNKLEPFGISIIRHEVDYEKTTLFEGYPAKRPWFPHSSDIYQEILPSAAQGYPYPVKILFHYMGSPAYALPAGHTQIQAMLDPARIPLIVAFDIVVGDTYLYADYIIPDLSYLERWEFHGSHPNVIWKVQTVRQPTIAPIPEEVKVFGEGMPLSAEAFLLALAEHLGVPGFGEKGFANGMPFRRPEDFYLKMVANLAFGEKADGSDAVPEADDREMEIFRQARRHLPPSVFDLEKWKAAIGDEGLFRRAVYVLNRGGRFQAFEKAFKPDGTLANAYGRQINLYLEKHAKSKNSMTGKPYWPLPRFFTPYTDALGQPIQDEEKGFELTLITHRWITMTKSRTISNYWLLNITPENYIAINPEDAKRLGFKDGELVKVVSASNEAGIWDLGPLGKKPMVGKVKVMEGIRPGHLAFALGFGHWAYGASDLEINGQVIKPDLRRATGIHANAAMRVDPVLKDVGLTDITGGSAVFYDSKVRLVRPTPEEARTYGEGVRRVALEGPAGVRAKEILEKALKAARGELEPEALRREVASQLGLSQKV, encoded by the coding sequence ATGCTTTCCCGGCGGGAACTGATCAAGCTGGGCGCCCTTTCCGGAAGCGGGGTTCTTCTGGGGGAGAAGGCCACAGAACTCCTTTCCAAAGCCGAGGCGGCGGCTCAAAGGACTCCTGGCTTCTATCCTCTGAACGATCCAGAAAATCAGATCTATTCGGTTTGCCTCCAGTGCAACACCGGCTGCCCCATCAAGGTAAAGATCTACGAGGGGGTGGCGGCGAAGATAGACGGGAGCCCTTATTCGCCTTGGACCCTCTACCCGCACCTTCCCTTGGGAACATCGGTGGAGAAAGCAGCCAAGGTGGATGGGGGTATCTGCCCCAAGGGGCAGTCTGGTTTGCAGACGGCCTATGATCCTTACCGCATACGCAAGGTTCTCAAGCGGGCAGGCCCCAGGGGAAGCGGCAAGTGGAAGGAGATTCCCTTCGAACAGGCGGTGAGGGAGATTGCCGAAGGAGGGAAGCTCTTTGCCGAAATCGGGGACGAACGGGTCTATCCGGGTCTGAAGGAGGTCTGGGCCCTGAGGGACCCCAAGGTGATGAAGGCCATGAAGGCCCGGGTGGAGGAAATTTGGCAGGAAAAGGATCCAGCCAAGAAAAAGGCCTTGGTGGAGGGCTTTAAGGAGGAATTCAAGGACTACCTGGACACACTCATCGACCCCGATCACCCCGACCTGGGACCCAGGAACAATCAGGTGGTCTTTGCCTATGGCCGCCTAAAGGCCGGGCGGAGTGAGTTCTTCAAGTGGTTCTTCCAGAACGGCCTGGGTACCGTTAATTTCCACGGGCACACCACCGTGTGCCAGGGCTCCCTCTACTTCACGGGCAAGGCCATGAGCTACCAGCTGGCCTACGACGAGAAGAAGGGGGAGTACACCTGGACGGGGGCCGAGAAGTTCTACTGGCAGGCGGACCTGACGGGGGCGGAATTCGTCATCTTCGTGGGGTCCAACATCTTTGAGGGCAACTACGGTCCGCCCCTCCGGGTGAAGGAGGTTACCCAGGGATCGGCAACCGGGAAGTTGAGGTATGTGGTCCTGGACCCCCGAGCCCAAAAGGGCGTGGCCCATGCCACCAAGTGGATCCCCACCAAGTCGGGCTACGATGCCGCCGTTGCCTTTGGCATGATGCGTTGGATGTTTGCGAAGGGGCGGTTTGACGCCCGCTTCCTCTCTGCCGCCAACAAAGGAGCGGCCAAGGCCATTGGCGAGCCCAGCTGGACCAACGCCACCTGGCTGGTGGAGATAGACGAGAAGGGCTTTCCCGCCAAGCTTCTGCGCATGAGCCACCTGGGAATGGCTCCCGAGGTCCGGGTCATGGACGGCAAGGAGGTGGTCTTCGACCATCCCATTGTCTTGGTGCAGGGGAAACCCACCCCGGTGGACCCGCAGAGCGAGGATAAGCCGGTTTTCGGAGACCTCTTTGTGGACACCACCCTTAACGGCATCCGGGTGAAGAGCGCCCTCCAGCTGATTCGGGAGGAGGCCTTCAGCCGGAGCCTCGAGGAGTGGGCGGAGCTTGCGGGGGTTGAGCCCGAGGAGATCGTCTGGCTGGCCCATGAGTTCACCAGCCACGGCAAAAGGGCGGTGGTGGATATCCACCGGGGAGCCAGCCAGCACACCAACGGCTTCTACAACGCCTTTGCCTGGAATGTTCTTAACGCCTTGATTGGCAACTACGACCACCATGGTGGGTACGTCCGGGCCAGCACCTATGACATCACAGGCAAGAAGGCGGAAGGGCCCTTCTACCTGGACAAGCTCCACCCCAATAAGCTGGAGCCCTTCGGTATCAGCATCATCCGCCATGAGGTGGACTACGAAAAAACGACCCTCTTTGAGGGCTATCCCGCCAAACGTCCCTGGTTCCCCCACAGCTCGGACATCTACCAGGAGATTCTGCCCTCCGCTGCCCAAGGGTACCCGTACCCGGTGAAGATCCTTTTCCACTACATGGGCTCCCCTGCCTATGCCCTTCCCGCCGGCCACACCCAGATCCAGGCCATGCTGGACCCCGCCAGGATTCCCCTCATCGTGGCCTTTGACATCGTGGTCGGGGATACGTATCTCTACGCTGACTACATTATTCCCGATCTCTCCTACCTGGAGCGCTGGGAGTTCCATGGAAGCCACCCCAACGTGATCTGGAAGGTGCAAACCGTGCGGCAGCCCACTATCGCACCCATTCCTGAGGAGGTGAAGGTCTTTGGGGAGGGGATGCCCCTGTCCGCAGAGGCCTTCCTACTGGCCCTGGCGGAGCACTTGGGGGTGCCGGGATTTGGGGAGAAGGGCTTTGCCAACGGCATGCCCTTCCGCAGGCCCGAGGACTTCTACCTGAAGATGGTGGCCAACCTGGCGTTTGGCGAGAAGGCGGATGGGTCGGATGCGGTGCCTGAGGCCGACGACAGGGAAATGGAAATCTTCAGGCAAGCCCGCCGCCACCTGCCCCCCTCGGTGTTCGACCTGGAGAAGTGGAAAGCGGCCATCGGGGATGAGGGTCTTTTCCGTCGAGCGGTGTATGTTCTTAACCGGGGTGGGCGTTTCCAGGCCTTTGAGAAGGCCTTTAAGCCCGACGGCACCCTGGCTAATGCCTACGGCAGGCAGATCAACCTCTACCTGGAGAAGCACGCCAAGAGCAAGAACAGCATGACCGGCAAGCCCTACTGGCCCTTACCCCGCTTCTTCACCCCCTACACGGATGCCTTGGGCCAGCCCATCCAGGACGAGGAAAAGGGTTTCGAGCTCACCCTGATCACCCACCGCTGGATCACCATGACCAAGAGCCGGACCATTTCCAACTACTGGCTCCTTAACATCACCCCCGAGAACTACATTGCCATCAACCCCGAGGATGCCAAGCGGTTGGGTTTCAAGGATGGGGAGCTGGTCAAGGTGGTTTCCGCCAGCAACGAGGCGGGGATTTGGGACCTAGGGCCTTTGGGCAAAAAGCCCATGGTGGGCAAGGTGAAGGTCATGGAGGGCATCCGCCCCGGGCATCTGGCCTTTGCCTTGGGTTTTGGCCACTGGGCCTATGGCGCAAGCGACCTGGAGATCAACGGCCAGGTGATCAAGCCTGACCTTAGGCGGGCTACAGGTATCCATGCCAATGCTGCCATGCGGGTGGACCCCGTCCTTAAGGACGTGGGGCTGACGGACATTACCGGAGGAAGCGCTGTCTTCTACGATTCCAAGGTGCGCTTGGTGCGCCCTACCCCTGAGGAAGCCCGGACTTATGGGGAGGGAGTGCGGAGGGTGGCCCTCGAGGGCCCAGCGGGCGTCCGGGCCAAGGAGATACTGGAAAAAGCCCTTAAGGCCGCCCGAGGGGAGCTGGAACCGGAGGCCTTGAGGCGGGAGGTGGCAAGCCAGCTGGGTCTGAGCCAAAAGGTCTAG
- a CDS encoding protoglobin domain-containing protein yields MDPGELLDLLKGRTGFTEAHAALLRELGQVMAPIAPEVALAFYDYLGRDPELSEILHAVPGRVERLYGTFAHWYGELFSGTYDRAYAERRRRIGLVHARLGIGPRAMIPAMGIVQELSLEHLRTALRGPEVFSAVEAFEKIVAVEIGLIEESYLEALALGFALGHRDLRRALAEGAAALLAPPHPGPGRGPG; encoded by the coding sequence GTGGACCCCGGCGAACTCCTCGACCTCCTCAAGGGGCGCACCGGCTTTACCGAGGCCCACGCCGCCCTCCTGCGGGAGCTGGGCCAGGTGATGGCCCCCATCGCCCCCGAGGTGGCCCTGGCCTTCTACGACTACCTGGGGCGGGATCCGGAGCTTTCGGAAATCCTTCACGCCGTGCCCGGCAGGGTGGAGAGGCTTTACGGCACCTTTGCCCACTGGTACGGGGAGCTTTTCTCGGGCACCTACGACCGCGCCTATGCGGAAAGGCGGCGTCGCATCGGGCTGGTGCACGCCAGGCTCGGCATCGGCCCCCGGGCCATGATCCCAGCCATGGGGATCGTGCAGGAGCTTTCCCTGGAGCACCTGCGCACCGCCTTACGCGGTCCCGAGGTTTTTAGTGCGGTGGAGGCCTTTGAGAAGATCGTGGCCGTGGAGATCGGGCTCATCGAGGAGAGCTACCTGGAGGCCCTCGCCCTGGGGTTTGCCCTGGGCCACCGGGACCTGCGGCGGGCCTTGGCCGAGGGGGCGGCGGCCCTCCTCGCGCCACCCCACCCGGGCCCGGGTAGAGGCCCCGGCTGA
- the nrfD gene encoding NrfD/PsrC family molybdoenzyme membrane anchor subunit, which yields MRVWGRILYGVLAAIGLVGFFLRFATGHQLAGYGSYVPWGLWVAAYIYFIGLSAGAFLLSALVYVFGVRKLEPIAPLALVVALASLLMALVTIWFDLGHMERFYYVYLRPNFRSMMAWMVWLYTAYGLLLLAELYYALRRHLPRYADRGGITGFLARFLVKGRKTPFTQEEIQRDEGITRVLGTIGVPLAIAFHGGVGALFGTVVAQDLWHSPIYPILFLTGALLSGGALMTAAYVFFWPRKDGEWRELSLLLGRIVLGLILFDLLLEWAEYSIPMWYGVGSEFKALRNTLFGPFWYVYWVFHILLGVVVPIWLLLAFGLRGRMGAVGLASFLVAFTFLAIRLNLVIPSLVHPKLEGLVNAYRDHRLVFAYLPTWFEWSVVVFSVVLGFTVTYILVRVLPVIEGKLLKEVA from the coding sequence ATGCGCGTTTGGGGTCGGATCCTCTACGGGGTTTTAGCGGCCATAGGCCTTGTGGGTTTCTTCTTGCGCTTCGCCACCGGCCACCAACTGGCGGGATACGGCAGCTACGTGCCCTGGGGTCTATGGGTGGCCGCGTATATCTACTTCATTGGCCTCTCGGCGGGAGCTTTCCTGCTTTCCGCCTTGGTCTATGTCTTTGGGGTGCGCAAGCTGGAGCCCATCGCTCCCTTGGCCCTGGTGGTGGCCTTGGCCAGCCTACTAATGGCTCTGGTTACCATCTGGTTTGACCTGGGACACATGGAGCGGTTTTATTACGTCTACCTGAGGCCCAACTTCCGCTCCATGATGGCCTGGATGGTGTGGCTTTATACCGCCTATGGGTTGCTCCTTCTTGCGGAGCTCTACTACGCCCTGAGGCGCCACCTGCCCCGGTATGCGGATAGGGGTGGCATAACCGGATTTCTGGCGCGCTTCCTCGTCAAGGGGCGGAAGACCCCCTTTACTCAGGAGGAGATCCAGCGGGACGAGGGCATCACCAGGGTTTTGGGGACCATTGGCGTCCCCTTGGCTATCGCCTTCCACGGGGGTGTGGGTGCCCTCTTCGGCACGGTGGTGGCCCAGGATCTGTGGCATAGCCCCATCTACCCCATCCTCTTTCTCACGGGTGCCCTCCTCTCGGGCGGGGCGCTGATGACCGCAGCCTACGTGTTCTTCTGGCCCAGGAAGGACGGGGAGTGGAGGGAGCTTAGCCTTCTCCTGGGCCGGATCGTGTTAGGGCTTATCCTTTTTGACCTCCTCTTGGAGTGGGCGGAGTACTCCATTCCCATGTGGTACGGGGTGGGTTCCGAGTTCAAGGCGCTGCGGAATACCCTGTTCGGCCCCTTCTGGTACGTGTACTGGGTGTTCCACATCCTGCTCGGGGTGGTGGTTCCCATCTGGCTCCTGTTGGCCTTTGGCTTGCGGGGCCGGATGGGGGCCGTAGGTCTCGCCAGCTTTCTGGTGGCCTTCACCTTCCTGGCCATCCGCCTCAACCTGGTCATTCCCAGCCTGGTCCACCCCAAGCTGGAGGGCCTGGTAAACGCTTACCGGGACCATCGCCTTGTCTTTGCCTACCTCCCCACCTGGTTTGAATGGAGCGTGGTGGTCTTTTCGGTGGTGCTGGGCTTTACCGTGACCTACATTCTGGTGCGTGTTTTGCCCGTGATCGAGGGCAAGCTTCTAAAGGAGGTGGCGTGA